The sequence below is a genomic window from Vicia villosa cultivar HV-30 ecotype Madison, WI unplaced genomic scaffold, Vvil1.0 ctg.000032F_1_1_3, whole genome shotgun sequence.
TAACCAGAAATAGAATAAAGCTTTATCTACAAAACTTAAAACATTTTGCATCTCTCTTTTTTTCTTGCAACTTTTATTTTCCTgtctaatttttatttatgttgattCTCCTTGCAACACTAGCTCAAAAACCCCACATTCACTCTTATTGGTGCTATTTATGCAACACTGGATCTAAACCCAACCACAAGTGCACAAGTGAGTTTTAATAAGAGTGTAGCTGCTTTCGTTTAAACATTTTTCGGTCAAACTAATTTGATGATTAGGTAGTTGTAGCTTAGTTGGGACTTAGGAGCAGGGGCGGGGCATGCTTCTTGTTGGGAGCCAAAGATTGTGAAATTATCCTTAACAAGAGAGGGGTGCAGAACAGGTCTCAGTCTTTAATTGAAAATTCAGAACCGTAAAAGAATTACATGTCTAGCATGAGATTAGCTGACAAAACAGTGTCCAGATTGGCATATACATTTGTCAAAAGCAAGAGCCCATGGGTTGTGTAGAAAAGAGAGTTGTGAAACAAAATTTTGTAGGAAAGTCATGGAAGCACTCAGACAAACATATTCGAGCAACAAAGATAACAGTAATACGTTATTTGGTTAACCTATACAAAAACAGATGTTCTATCTTAACAAATATACACAGCACTTAGAAACAAGAAAGCAAAAGGAAATAAAAGTTGATTTAATAAACATACTTGACAAATATCTGATGAGATTTACCCATTTGGGTAAGCTGTCGGTGGAGCTCGAATGAGAAGAGAAGTAGGCATACTTCAACAAAATTAAATGCTAATTAGGAATTAGGACTAGAGATACAATGTAGCCGGTATAagttcatccagaatatgcagcTTACGTTTTGAGTACTCATAGACCTGAGCATATGGATATTGCTTTGAACTTAAAACTTTTTTTCCGGATACAGTTCCCTCATCAACCTGCATATTAGTAACTGAAGAAAAGAGCTTGAGAAGGTTCTATAGGAGCGCTATTCTAGAGAAAAtctgataatttttttatataaaacagtAAAATCCACAAAATAGGATCACCAGacaataagataaataaaaaaagtaaggACTAAAATGATTATCCTACCAGCTCGGTGAGTAAAGGATGTTACATTCACAATTTTGGAAGACACGGGACTGTTTTCAAGAAGTGGTAATAGAAGCTTGGTCAAAACAAATGCCCCAACATAATTTGTGCCGATCATCCTGAGAGAGAGTGTAAAATGTGTGGATTTCAAAAGTTAGTACGAATTTTAAAACAGATAAATACTCTTGTATCAAAGGCTCTCATAAAAAATGCATCAACTGCGCATACAAACACTGCTATCTGTATTTCTCAATTTCCAGTTCCATAAATTCATGATGATCATGCAAGGCAACATTGTCTCAATTTGTTGACATTTAACAAAATCCTATTACCGTATCCCCAAagcttaaataaataattaacagtAGGAAAGTAATATTATATGAAAGTTAATGTCCTATCATAGGAGCCCTGTGTGCCTTTTGTTGTGTCATGCTAGGCAAGCATGAGCATGGAAGTTCCAATCATAAAGATAGAATTTGTAAACACTACCACATGAGATTTAGGGGGAAAAAAAGTAATTACTGATCGTAGCCCTCAGCTGTGACTCTAGGAGATGTAGCAAGTATTCCAGCATTGTTTATTAGTATTTGCACCGAGCAGTGCAAATTGGAATCCAAAAGCCACTGCCGCAGAGAATCTTTGAACTTTATAATGGACTCAACCGACGAAAGGTCAGCCTGAAAAGCTTTGAGTTGAGCATCCTTGTTCAAATCTTTGATCTTTCTTATGGTCTATCAAACAATACAAAGAACACCAATAAGATATTTACAAGGCACGGAATCATGTTACCGTGATGCTAACAATTAATATTAGCAAAGTACCTCTGATAACAACTTCTCTGATCTTCCAACTGCATAATCCACAACTGGAATCTTAGGtatacatttaagaaataaaagtaaaaaatattttcGAAGTGTAAATAGACCTAAGCTATTTTCGTATTTCTTTTTTTTAGACGAAGTAGTAATAATCACTAAAACTTACACACAGAGTACCAGAGAGTACCAGAGTTCGAACTCTGGTGATGACGTTTAGCCTAATATCAGTATTTGTGCTATTTCTAACATGATGATAAAAAGAATAAAGAATTACCAATGACAACAATAAATCCTTCCTTGGAAATCTTGCAGGCAGTAGAAAATCCCAAACCAGATGTTgcctgcaacaaaaaaaaaacaaaaatcatatcATATGCTTctcataataataatgataataataataataatgaaaattgcAAGAGAGTGAGATTTACACCGGTGATGACGCAAACGGGAGAATTAGGAAACGTGGAAGACGAACACCTCGGATATACGATTTTGTGAGAAAAAAACGAATCCTTGAGCAATTGGAAGTGAGAAAATAGAACGGAAAGTGTCCATAGCAACGCCATTCTCCAGAATTGAATCGACAGAACGAAATGGAGACCGCGCCATAAATCCTTTATCAAATTGATCACTCCCATTGCTATTGCTATCATAATTCGTCGTCAatggagagagaaagaaagagagcgTTTCGTTTTTTTCAGCTTCGTTCGCTTCTTCACGGCAGTTAAAGGGAGAAGAACAAAATCGCACAGTTTGCTTACAAGTAGTCTACACGGTGGAATTTAATGAATCTAaatttttagttaatttaaaaGACTCTTTTAAAGATGATTAAATATAGTGTTAACTCAAAAGTTTGAGAAAAGAAGTTATACAGTCTAAAAtggttttacactgtcaaccaatcacacccATGGATTCAATTATAccccatttttattttaaaaaatttgtaatgACATgacattttgttgattttttattggttgaatgtGTAAAATAACTTTACAGTGTACGAATATTATTCTCCAAAAGTTTTTCTTTTTGACAATATAATTTATAGGGATTAATGGTTATGCACCACGAGTGTAACAAATTTTACACTGTGAGCCCATCACAACCATTCataattattagtattttatatataattaaaataaaagtaaaaaataacttaaaatctAACGGTTACAGCTCACTGACGCTGTAAAACTACTTTACACCGTCAGTGCATTCCCATTAAATTCTAATTTATAAGTGTTAATTCCATAAATAATtacatacaaataattaaaaataatttttttaaaacaaaaattcataattttaatattagacttttcttttaattgtttttctatctatttttattttttatatatatcataCATATATAATTTTACAATAAAAGTTAGTTACCAAAACAAACTTAGATTTAAGTTGTTATATTTATGTTCTATTTAGTAAAAATAGCACTGTGTTGATTAACTAGTtgatagtttatattttataactagtaacaaacccgtgcattcacacgggttctggtacggaacGCGCATttatttcaaatatatattttttattagaaaaatatttgatacctgtaaaaatataataattgaatatatagaaaaacgtctggtacccgtgaaaaaataataattgaatgtatagaaaaatgtctggtacctgtgaaaaaaataataattgaacgcATAGAAAAAATTTCGGTAcctatgaaaaaataataattgaatgtttagaaaaatgtttggtacccgtaaaaaaataataattgaatgtttaaaaaaatgtctggtacccgtgaaaaaataataattgaatgtatagaaaaatgtctggtacctgtgaaaaaaattcaacattcaatattttgatcagtaacttcatgttctcgttaatattcaatattttcatcagtaatttaatattcccgttaatattcaatagtttgatcaatcatttaacttcatgttcccataaTTCCTACAGAGCTTGTTCTCATATCATATCCCAGTCAAAAAAGCAAAAAGAAGAGTAGATGTATTACATGTTATCCCATTGTATAAAGAGACAAAAATTGGCTATTTAATATTTGACTATTATCTTCTACTGTGACTATACGAAGAATAACCATCTTCAAATACTTTGGTTGAATATATTTAAATAGGGGCATATCTCATATTTCATTTTTGTTGTTTGCCATTTCatacattcatatgaagtatTTTGCATTATTGAGAAAAAGTCAAagttttttggtcaaaatcaatcatgatattttggtcctcatattttaaattatttttcatgcatcattttatttttcttcaaaaaataaaaaataagttaaagtCTAAGTCAAATTTAATCTTGTGGTCAATTtgcttttatttcatttatttggtcaaatttagattttttttatttttaactcaaTAATCATTgtcaaattaatttgtttttgtttCCAACTTATTTGTAAGTAATAACTTTTTTTTAAGTCTTAAGCAAATTCCAAGCATTTTTAAACTATTTCAAGCCTTTTCCAATTTCAAGTAGTTTTAAACTATTTCAAGCCTTTTCCAATTTCAAGTATGTGACCCGAGCATTTTTAAACCATGTGAAGCCATATTCTCAAGTCCAACTTAAGCCAAGTTGGAGCCATTTGATTTTTAAGCCACGAAGTCATAATTCCTCAGGACCACATTTGCATCAGATCATGTTTTACACCAGTACAGTATAACAACATTTTCAGTTTCaacatttcaaaaatcacaattgAAATTTCATTTTGATTCAAACATCCAAATTACaattacaaacaaaatcaaactctAACCAAAAGCAGCAAAAAAGCTTGAACCTGCAATGTAAAATTTTATCAGCAAACATTCCTCAATAGCAAATCCTTCAATCACTGTGTATCAATATGCTATTAGTGATCagacttttaaataaatttacaatGACAAACCGGTGTTATAGAAACCAAAACTCAATTTGAAATCGAAACAAACCTGCACATAATTGGAGGAACGACATATTCAAGTTcttaaagaacaacatttattaaaagataaaaaccTCCGACAGAGTTAATTCTAGTAATCGAACATATAAAACTCCCCGCAACAGCCATGGCACCATAAATCCCTGAAACAAAAGAACTCATTACAAATTTTGCAGAACAAATATCGTTTACTTATACAAAACATTATTAAATCaacctaaaattagggtttaagggAGGGTAAGTTAATAACAAAACCTAAACTAAAACATTCAGACAGAATTCATTCCGAATTTTACCACCACCACAGTCACTGACGGAAACACGTTGTTGCCACCGCAGATCGACCACCGTGAAACCGAACACCGCATATCTAACGCACATCACGGTAACCATACAATCATACACATTCAATAAAAGCATAGTAACAAAAACTTaccaatggtatggatagtagAGACGATATGAAAAAGGGATTTGAAAAGGTTCGGTACAACGAATCGCTCTGGATTGCTGCGATTGAACGGTTACATATCTGAAAAGGGTAAAACTGAAGGATATGGAGATTTTGAAATGAATGTAAAACATTGAAGTGTTGGATCTGAAACGAAATCAACTCCGACCACCACAGGAAACAAAATCAAAACCCTACCATGGAAGCGTTGGATCTGGAAAAAATAGTCCTGTTAATAAACAACAAAGAAGTCACAAATTACATAGATTGAACGGTTACATATCTGAAAAGGGTAAAACTGAAGGATGTGGAGATTTTGAAATGAATGTAAAACATTGAAGCGTTGGATCTGAAACGAAATCAACTCCGACCACCACAGGAAACAAAATCAAAACCCTACCATGGAAGCGTTGGATCTGGAAAAAATAGTCCTGTTAATAAACAACAAAGAAGTCACAAATTACATAGGTTGAGCAAACAAACCATCAACATCACGATATCATCAGCAACATGTTCATCGTCACCATCAACATCATATTCATTTACACAGAAATCAGAAGAGAACAATATCAGCAAAAGAGagacaaaagaaagaggaagaggaagagagagGTAGAAGAAGAGAGAGAACGTGATTTTTTCAAAATAGAAGCAACCCTAGGTTGGTAgtagaaacaaaacaaaagaaagattATTAAGGCATCCACGTGGCGCAATTTGGTAACAGAAGGACAATATAGTATTTTCCAGATCAgtgaactttcttatattgtagattgaTGGGCGATGGCTCATAGTTGGAGGTTGATGACttaaaattaataagttaattgaattttttttttgataaaattaatggttcaataaattaaaatgatataaaagatatttaatatatagttattttattttaaattaaaataaattataaaagatagtagtgagttttaattaaaattataagggtaaaaatggaagaaaaaaattataaactataaggTAAAACGCTAATTGaaatagtatttaaaaaataagttataaattagtaaaataaattataaactcaTGATGAAAAGACCATATCAAACATgtattttattatcataaaaATATAAGCTAAAAAATGTCTCGccaaatatgagtattgagtaaACAAATAGTTTAAGAAAAAGGAACATATGAAACTAATATTTTTCAATAATcctatttttttttagatttttagataTAGTTAGTTGTTCTTATGAATTAAAGGTAATGAAATGACCGCACTAATAGTATAAAATAGTTTTACTTCATCGTCAAAAAGAATTTTATTATTCAGTCATGtcatatcaatattttaaaaataaaaatatgatttagCTAGATACACATTTCTCATTGACTGACTCTCAGTCAATGCATATttcattttctcttattttacaAGTAACCTATTATATTTTatcatcttttcatagtttgGTAAAATTGTATTATTTCATTCACTTCTTTATTTTTTAAGtatacgttttttttttttttatgtcagTCAGATCCAAATCTCAATGTCTAGAGTTTAGAGTTTTCAAGTATTTTTTTTCCCGATGTTGCGGGTGATATCTTTGAAACCGCGTCAGATATCAGtcgaattgaatttgattaaaatattaaaaaataagaatCATTAAGAAATATATCTCCCGGGCCCAGACATGCGGAGCAACATGGTCTACAGAATATATTAGTAATGACTTGTTAGTGGGCCCTCTTAAAAAAGGGTCTGCAAATGGATGGAGATCATCACGTGCAGCTGGAGCCTCCTCCTTCTAGTGTACACGAACCTGAGATGACTACCTATATGATAGTCGTCTCCTAGAACCCGAAACTTACCTGTCGTGAGGCCTAAGGACGGCTTCCCTCATACCTCTGGTATGCTGATGTTGTTGAGCCCTTCGGCGACGAGCGGACGCGGTTTGGGTTTCACAACGGAGTCTCATCCTATTATTGTTGCAACCAGTAttcttgaaaaaacattaaaaaaagacATTAATTAGTGTATCGGGGGGGAAAGaattggagatgcatctccaaacacCAAAAAGGTCccatttcggatatgcatcttcgaaaaaagctttgttttttttatttcaatggcAGAAACATCTCCTACACCTACTCTAACCATCCAAATTCTCCTACACATTACCTATTTTGAATGCTAAAACTACCTAATGCATTAAAAGTGACCTATTTTATCTAATACATAAATCAAAACTTAAAATAAGCTAAATGAGAAACTTACTCAAAAAAAATTTGATGAGGATGCAAAATGCTGAATGTAGTAGGTAAAGTGAGTTGAGATTGGTAAGATAGAAGTAGACGTTCTTATGTTGCTTCAAAAGTTGACTTGAACAATGTTGCTCACAAGTTCCAACaagaaagaaactttttgaaaatgaagaaggaaaagaggaagAGTCTGATGCGATGTTTAAATACCTTTATCTAGTattgagatgcatctccgaatgaattttttgaattaaaaaaaacgcTAACTCGGAGATGTATCTGCAAACATACCCTAAAACACATTCgtagatacatctccgaatttaATTtaggtaaaataaaaaaaatggtgaGTTCCGAAATATATCAAAAAAAATTAGCAGCATTTTTGACATTTTGGCAGGGACCTAGAGAATGTTACGGGATGAAAATAAAAATTCCCATATCAAATTATGCAATTTCTCTTCCCACTCTTGTTAGATGGGGCACACCTTTGAAATTTCGAAAATGACCCTGACtaaattcggatatgcatctctgacggaccaaaaactattttttgacaaatattagtgtagatgcatctacaaatTAACCCATATGGTaaattcaaagatgcataaccGAAGTCACCTTTTGTCCTTAAGAAAATtggttcagagatgcatctccgaatttttCTCTGTGTGACATTTAGACAAAATCAATTTTCTAAGATTATGGTGTTTTAATTCGCAACTAATTTCAATTCGATTAAAATTATCGTTATTGGTTTCAATGATTAATAAAAACGACTATTATAGAAGCACGTAAAGTtgtaataaaatgaaatattataGAAATGTGAAGATTATGAAGACCGAATATATTTATACAATAATTGTTCTCAAAGtcgattaaaaataaacaaaatacaaatcaaatgcaTACACTGTTGTGCATGCCTAACCCTAACACCCCGATTCCTCCTCTGCCTATGGTAAGCTATCGCACTCCGTGCCTCGGAAAAACTGACTCTGCTAGGCCGACCGCTTCATCTCCACCTCTCGCAAACACTCTGAACTCGATGTCCTAACGTATAAGTCGCATAACGGTCTAACAATGCAGTAACACATCAACGACATGGTCGTCCAATGCTTGCTGATCCTCCAAGAGCTCCTAACAGGCAGACTTGGGTGCCCCATGAGCGTCTTGTGTCATGTAAAGGTCTAATACTTTATAGAACAATGTTGTGTACCCCTCAACCTATCTCCACTGAGAGGTGGCCTCATGAGTCTAATACTCCACCGATACTAGATGATTCTCCCAGTCCGGCATAATATCATTCCGGTCTCTACGAACAGTACAAATAGAAGCAGCCTACAAGGGTGACCTGAGAATAATATACACGTATCCAAACATCCTCATGCACCGCTTGGGAAAATAATTGCCCAAGATGTTAGTCTCACATGTCAACCATCCATACTATAATGAAATAGTGTCAAATGGAACTCTCTCTCTGTTAGTACCATATGACTTCCATTTTATGTTGTTGTGCTGAGTGTGGTCAATATACACACGATACGGCAAGATATCATCATTCTCTCTGCTAGGGATAAAGCGGCAAGCATATGACtaatcataagtgtaggactcgGAACGTGCAAACCCATGGATGCGGTGATAATGAGCAAGGATCcatccttgaaaaccaataagaAAGAAAGTAATAGTAACaagtgtaaaaagaaaaaaaaactagtttGTAACTTAGTAGTGGGATTTGAAAATTACCATAAGTAGGTGCATGAACTCGTCATCTACCTTGCCGTCCATTTGCAAGCTTTGTTCAGGTTGTGGTACAGGTAAACCAAACACGGTGCCCCATAATTCCATTCGTGAATAAACTCCAAGTCGATGAAATATTTGAGGTAGGCCATATccacgtaggttgcacttttgtccacaaacatgGACGTGCCAACCAAGGGGGGCATCCACAGCAACTGGAACCAATGGTGCAACAGACTCATCCTCATCATGGGTCGCACCACTCTGTGATCCCGACCCCCATGTAAGTCGACTCCTAGAGGTCGATGCCTCCTAATCGAGGAAGATAAGGAGACGACTGTAGCATGTCAGTTTTGACTAGTCATCTCGCGACGATCTGAGGCAATTAGGGTGGGTCTCCTGATCCTCACCCTTCCCTGATTTGCTCAGTTTTCATCCATATTCtgaaaaaacatagaaaattatGATACAAAAAAGAGTTCGAATATGCATCTCCAAACACTTGAAACAACCAAGTTCAGAGATGCATCATAGAAAAAAGCTTTGTTTTGCTTCAATGGTAGAAGCTTCGTTCTACAACTGCCATAACATGCAAAAACATTCAAACTCATCCAAATCATATAAATAGAGTCTTCAAACTTGTACAGTAATGTATTTGAGCAATCTAATGCATTAAAACTAACCTATTTGAGCTTATACATTAGTTAAAAATCAAAAGAAGCTAAATGAGAAACTTACTCTTAAATGTGTTGGTGAGGGTCTAGAGTGCTTTAATGTTGAATGCAGTAGGTAGAAGAAGTAAAAAATAGTAAGAAACACGTGAATGTAGCTTGAAAACTTTATCTTGAGTGTATACTGAAAATGAGTTGAGAGGTAAAGAGAAAgttttgtttttctgaaaaatGAAGGAGACG
It includes:
- the LOC131622551 gene encoding uncharacterized protein LOC131622551 — protein: MIAIAMGVINLIKDLWRGLHFVLSIQFWRMALLWTLSVLFSHFQLLKDSFFSHKIVYPRCSSSTFPNSPVCVITGATSGLGFSTACKISKEGFIVVIVGRSEKLLSETIRKIKDLNKDAQLKAFQADLSSVESIIKFKDSLRQWLLDSNLHCSVQILINNAGILATSPRVTAEGYDQMIGTNYVGAFVLTKLLLPLLENSPVSSKIVNVTSFTHRAVTNMQVDEGTVSGKKVLSSKQYPYAQVYEYSKLCLLLFSFELHRQLTQMGKSHQIFVNVADPGIVKTNIMREIPACLSWLAYFVLKHLRLLQSPDCGKDSIIDAAFAPPGTSGAYFFGGKGRTINSSELSRNAKLAHELWETTCNMLSVTPFGNERNSF